The Canis lupus dingo isolate Sandy chromosome 8, ASM325472v2, whole genome shotgun sequence genome has a segment encoding these proteins:
- the REM2 gene encoding GTP-binding protein REM 2 isoform X2, translating into MHADLDTDMDTDTETTALCPSGSHQASPPGTPTPETDATLLKKREKLLAGLDRGGPPPTPGAPRRRGSMPVPYKHQLRRAQAIDELDWPPQASSSGSSDSLGSGEAGLTQKDGIFKVMLIGESGVGKSTLAGTFGGFQGDSAHEPENPEDTYERRIMVDKEEVTLVVYDIWEQGDAGGWLRDHCLQTGDAFLIVFSVTDRRSFSKVPETLLRLRAGRPHHDLPVILVGNKSDLARSREVSLEEGRHLAGTLSCKHIETSAALHHNTRELFEGAVRQIRLRRGRGRGRGRAGGPRPEWGCPDGPPPPARRESLTKKAKRFLANLVPRNAKFFKQRSRSCHDLSVL; encoded by the exons ATGCACGCGGACCTCGACACTGACATGGACACGGACACAGAAACCacagccctctgcccctccggCAGCCACCAGGCCTCCCCCCCAGGGACACCCACGCCAG AAACAGATGCCACACTGCTGAAGAAGCGAGAGAAGCTGTTGGCAGGGTTGGACCGGGGTGGGCCACCCCCtaccccaggggcccccagacgAAGAGGCAGTATGCCTGTCCCCTACAAGCACCAGCTGCGGCGCGCTCAGGCCATAGATGAACTTGACTGGCCACCTCAAGCCTCATCCTCTGGTTCCTCTGACTCCTTGGGCTCAGGGGAGGCAGGCCTCACCCAAAAGGATGGCATCTTCAAGGTCATGCTGATAGGGGAGAGCGGCGTGGGCAAGAGCACCCTAGCGGGCACTTTCGGTGGTTTCCAAGGAGACAGTGCTCATGAGCCGGAGAACCCAG AGGACACCTATGAAAGACGCATCATGGTGGATAAAGAGGAAGTGACTCTGGTCGTTTATGACATCTGGGAACAG GGGGACGCAGGGGGGTGGCTGCGGGACCACTGCCTTCAGACCGGGGATGCCTTTCTCATCGTCTTCTCAGTCACGGACCGACGAAGCTTCTCCAAAGTTCCAGAGACCCTCCTTCGGCTGCGAGCTGGGAGGCCCCACCACGACCTCCCTGTCATCCTCGTCGGAAACAAGAGCGACCTGGCCCGCTCGCGGGAGGTATCCCTGGAGG AGGGCCGCCACCTGGCAGGGACCCTGAGTTGCAAGCACATCGAGACGTCGGCCGCGCTGCACCACAACACGCGGGAGCTCTTCGAGGGTGCGGTGCGCCAGATCAGGctgcggcggggccggggccggggccggggccgcgccggGGGCCCGAGGCCTGAGTGGGGCTGCCCCGacggccccccgccgcccgcgcgccgCGAGAGCCTCACCAAGAAGGCCAAGCGCTTCCTCGCCAACCTGGTGCCGCGCAACGCCAAGTTCTTCAAGCAGCGCTCCAGGTCGTGCCACGACCTCTCCGTGCTCTGA
- the LRP10 gene encoding low-density lipoprotein receptor-related protein 10 encodes MLPFTLLLLLLLLGGALAHSDRIISPNPACEDPPAVLLEVQGTLQRPLGRDSHSSPANCTWLILGSKEQTVTVRFQKLHLACGSERLILRSPLQPQISLCEAPASPLQLPGGNVTIIYSYAGARAPMGQGFLLSYSQDWLMCLPEEFQCLNHRCVPLAQRCDNIDACGDGSDEAGCSSDLFPDLTPAPVPTSPCNHTLGDFYGVFSSPGYSHLASVSHPQSCLWLLDPHDGRRLAVRFTALDLGYGDAVHVYDGPGPPKTPRLLRSLTHFSNGKAVTVETLSGQAIVAYHTVAWSTGRGFNATYHVRGYCLPWDRPCGLGAGLGASEGLGERCYSEAQRCDGSWDCADGTDEENCPSCPPGHYPCGAAGTPGATACYLPADRCNYQTFCADGADERRCRHCQPGNFRCRDEKCVYETWVCDGQPDCADGSDEWDCSYALPRKVITAAVIGSLVCGLLLVIALGCTCKLYAIRTQEYSIFAPLSRMEAEIVQQQAPPSYGQLIAQGAIPPVEDFPTENPNDNSVLGNLRSLLQILRQDMTPGAASGARRRQRGRSMRRLVRRLRRWGLLPRATPPARTPETRSQVTPSAAPLEALDGNTGPACEGGAVGGQDGEEAPPLPVKAPLSSTSVSPHTPTASEAPGPSPSMPLEPSLLSGVVQALRGRLLPSLQPPGPTRTPPELHTMVLSPEDEDDVLLLPLAEPGVWVVEAEDEPLLA; translated from the exons ATGCTGcccttcaccctcctcctcctcctcctgctcctgg GAGGCGCTCTGGCACATTCAGACCGGATCATTTCCCCAAATCCTG CTTGTGAGGATCCTCCGGCCGTGCTCTTGGAAGTGCAGGGCACCTTACAGAGGCCCCTGGGCCGGGACAGCCACAGCTCCCCTGCCAACTGCACCTGGCTCATCCTGGGGAGCAAGGAGCAGACTGTAACAGTGAG GTTCCAAAAACTGCACCTGGCCTGTGGCTCAGAGCGCTTAATCCTGCGCTCCCCTCTCCAGCCACAGATCTCCCTGTGTGAGGCACCTGCCAGCCCTCTGCAGCTGCCTGGGGGCAACGTCACCATCATATACAGCTATGCCGGGGCCAGAGCACCCATGGGCCAGGGCTTCCTGCTCTCTTACAGCCAAG ATTGGCTGATGTGCCTGCCCGAAGAGTTCCAGTGCCTGAACCACCGCTGTGTGCCCTTGGCCCAGCGCTGCGACAACATCGATGCCTGTGGTGATGGCTCTGACGAGGCAGGTTGCAGCTCAGACCTCTTCCCTGACCTGACCCCAGCCCCTGTCCCCACGTCACCTTGCAATCACACCTTGGGAGACTTTTACGGGGTCTTCTCTTCCCCCGGCTACTCACACTTGGCCTCAGTCTCCCACCCCCAGTCCTGCCTCTGGCTGCTAGACCCCCATGACGGTCGGCGCCTGGCAGTGCGCTTCACAGCCCTGGACCTGGGCTATGGAGATGCAGTACATGTGTATGATGGCCCGGGGCCTCCTAAGACCCCTCGGCTGCTGCGCAGCCTCACCCACTTCAGCAATGGCAAGGCTGTCACCGTGGAGACGCTCTCTGGCCAGGCCATCGTGGCCTACCACACGGTTGCTTGGAGCACCGGTCGAGGCTTCAATGCCACCTACCACGTGCGAGGCTACTGCCTGCCCTGGGATCGACCCTGCGGCTTGGGTGCTGGCCTGGGGGCCAGTGAGGGCCTGGGGGAGCGCTGCTACAGTGAGGCACAGCGCTGTGACGGCTCGTGGGACTGTGCCGAtggcacagatgaggaaaactgcCCCAGCTGCCCACCCGGACACTACCCCTGCGGGGCTGCTGGCACCCCTGGGGCCACCGCCTGCTACCTGCCTGCCGACCGCTGCAACTACCAGACTTTCTGTGCCGACGGAGCAGATGAGAGACGTTGCCGGCACTGCCAGCCTGGCAATTTCCGATGCCGGGACGAGAAGTGTGTGTATGAGACGTGGGTGTGCGATGGGCAGCCAGACTGTGCTGACGGCAGTGATGAATGGGACTGCTCCTATGCCCTGCCCCGCAAGGTCATTACGGCTGCTGTCATCGGCAGCCTGGTGTGCGGCCTACTGCTGGTCATCGCCCTGGGCTGCACCTGCAAGCTCTATGCCATTCGTACCCAGGAGTACAG CATCTTCGCCCCCCTCTCCCGGATGGAGGCTGAGATCGTGCAGCAGCAGGCGCCACCCTCCTATGGGCAGCTCATTGCCCAAGGCGCCATCCCGCCTGTCGAGGACTTCCCTACAGAGAATCCTAATGAT AACTCAGTGCTAGGCAACCTGCGTTCTCTGCTACAGATCTTGCGCCAGGACATGACTCCAGGGGCTGCCTCAGGTGCCCGCCGCCGCCAACGGGGCCGCTCCATGCGCCGCCTGGTGCGCCGGCTCCGCCGCTGGGGCCTGCTTCCTCGAGCCACCCCCCCAGCCAGGACCCCTGAGACCAGATCTCAGGTCACaccttctgctgctccccttgaGGCCCTAGATGGCAACACAGGTCCGGCCTGTGAGGGTGGGGCGGTAGGGGGGCAGGATGGGGAAGAGGCACCCCCATTGCCAGTCAAGGCTCCCCTTTCATCTACCAGTGTGTCTCCACACACCCCCACTGCCTCTGAGGCCCCCGGGCCATCGCCCTCCATGCCCCTAGAGCCATCACTGTTATCTGGAGTGGTGCAGGCCCTGCGAGGCCGCCTCCTGCCCAGCCTTCAGCCCCCAGGACCAACTCGGACGCCACCCGAACTCCACACAATGGTCCTGTCCCCAGAGGATGAGGATGATGTGCTTCTGTTGCCACTGGCTGAGCCGGGGGTCTGGGTGGTTGAAGCGGAGGACGAGCCACTGCTTGCCTGA
- the REM2 gene encoding GTP-binding protein REM 2 isoform X1 translates to MHADLDTDMDTDTETTALCPSGSHQASPPGTPTPETDATLLKKREKLLAGLDRGGPPPTPGAPRRRGSMPVPYKHQLRRAQAIDELDWPPQASSSGSSDSLGSGEAGLTQKDGIFKVMLIGESGVGKSTLAGTFGGFQGDSAHEPENPAEDTYERRIMVDKEEVTLVVYDIWEQGDAGGWLRDHCLQTGDAFLIVFSVTDRRSFSKVPETLLRLRAGRPHHDLPVILVGNKSDLARSREVSLEEGRHLAGTLSCKHIETSAALHHNTRELFEGAVRQIRLRRGRGRGRGRAGGPRPEWGCPDGPPPPARRESLTKKAKRFLANLVPRNAKFFKQRSRSCHDLSVL, encoded by the exons ATGCACGCGGACCTCGACACTGACATGGACACGGACACAGAAACCacagccctctgcccctccggCAGCCACCAGGCCTCCCCCCCAGGGACACCCACGCCAG AAACAGATGCCACACTGCTGAAGAAGCGAGAGAAGCTGTTGGCAGGGTTGGACCGGGGTGGGCCACCCCCtaccccaggggcccccagacgAAGAGGCAGTATGCCTGTCCCCTACAAGCACCAGCTGCGGCGCGCTCAGGCCATAGATGAACTTGACTGGCCACCTCAAGCCTCATCCTCTGGTTCCTCTGACTCCTTGGGCTCAGGGGAGGCAGGCCTCACCCAAAAGGATGGCATCTTCAAGGTCATGCTGATAGGGGAGAGCGGCGTGGGCAAGAGCACCCTAGCGGGCACTTTCGGTGGTTTCCAAGGAGACAGTGCTCATGAGCCGGAGAACCCAG CAGAGGACACCTATGAAAGACGCATCATGGTGGATAAAGAGGAAGTGACTCTGGTCGTTTATGACATCTGGGAACAG GGGGACGCAGGGGGGTGGCTGCGGGACCACTGCCTTCAGACCGGGGATGCCTTTCTCATCGTCTTCTCAGTCACGGACCGACGAAGCTTCTCCAAAGTTCCAGAGACCCTCCTTCGGCTGCGAGCTGGGAGGCCCCACCACGACCTCCCTGTCATCCTCGTCGGAAACAAGAGCGACCTGGCCCGCTCGCGGGAGGTATCCCTGGAGG AGGGCCGCCACCTGGCAGGGACCCTGAGTTGCAAGCACATCGAGACGTCGGCCGCGCTGCACCACAACACGCGGGAGCTCTTCGAGGGTGCGGTGCGCCAGATCAGGctgcggcggggccggggccggggccggggccgcgccggGGGCCCGAGGCCTGAGTGGGGCTGCCCCGacggccccccgccgcccgcgcgccgCGAGAGCCTCACCAAGAAGGCCAAGCGCTTCCTCGCCAACCTGGTGCCGCGCAACGCCAAGTTCTTCAAGCAGCGCTCCAGGTCGTGCCACGACCTCTCCGTGCTCTGA
- the RBM23 gene encoding probable RNA-binding protein 23 isoform X2 → MASDDFDIVIEAMLEAPYKKEEDEQQRKEVKKDGPANTSTSTMSTSSGGTSGSSAGGDSSKKKRSRSHSKSRDRKRSRSRDRDRHRRRSSRSRSRDRQRRHRSRSWDRRHSSESRSRDRRREDRVRYRSPPLATGRRYAHSKSPHFREKSPVREPIDNLSPEERDARTVFCMQLAARIRPRDLEDFFSAVGKVRDVRIISDRNSRRSKGIAYVEFCEIQSVPLAIGLTGQRLLGVPIIVQASQAEKNRLAAMANNLQKGSSGPMRLYVGSLHFNITEDMLRGIFEPFGKIDNIVLMKDSDTGRSKGYGFITFSDSECARRALEQLNGFELAGRPMRVGHVTERLDGGTDITFPDGEQELDLGSAGGRLQLMAKLAEGSGIQLPTTAAAAAAAAQAAAALQLNGTVPLGGLNPAALTALSPALNLASQAIASQCFQLSSLFTPQTM, encoded by the exons ATGGCGTCCGATGACTTTGATATAGTGATTGAGGCCATGCTGGAGGCTCCTTATAAAAAGGAGGAG GatgaacagcaaaggaaagaggttaaaaaagatggccctgccaacaccagCACGAGCACCATGAGCACCAGTAGTGGTGGCACCAGTGGGAGCAGCGCTGGTGGGGACTCAAGCAA GAAGAAGAGGAGTCGGAGCCATAGTAAAAGCAGGGACAGGAAGCGCAG TCGTAGTCGAGACCGGGACCGGCATAGGCGGAGAAGCAGCCGAAGCCGAAGTCGAGACCGGCAGCGTCGCCACCGCAGCCGGAGCTGGGACCGGCGGCACAGCAGTGAGTCACGCAGTCGAGACCGGCGGCGTGAGGACCGCGTGCGCTACCGGAGCCCACCACTTGCCACTGG GCGCAGGTATGCACACAGTAAGAGCCCGCATTTCAGAGAGAAGAGCCCCGTCAG GGAGCCAATTGATAATCTGAGTCCTGAGGAGCGTGATGCCCGCACAGTTTTCTGTATGCAGCTAGCTGCCCGCATTCGGCCTCGAGACCTGGAGGACTTTTTCTCTGCTGTTGGCAAG GTTCGTGATGTCCGAATCATCTCAGATCGGAACTCCCGTCGTTCTAAGGGCATCGCATATGTAGAATTCTGTGAAATCCAGTCTGTGCCCCTGGCCATTGGGCTAACTGGGCAGCGGCTGCTAGGAGTGCCCATCATTGTCCAGGCTTCACAG GCTGAGAAAAACCGGCTGGCAGCCATGGCCAACAACCTGCAGAAGGGCAGTAGTGGACCAATGCGCCTTTATGTGGGTTCCCTACACTTCAATATCACTGAGGACATGCTCCGGGGCATTTTTGAGCCCTTTGGCAAA ATTGATAATATTGTCTTGATGAAGGACTCAGATACAGGCCGTTCTAAAGGTTATGGTTTCATTACG TTCTCAGACTCCGAGTGTGCCCGGAGGGCCTTGGAACAGCTGAATGGTTTTGAGCTTGCTGGTCGACCTATGAGAGTTGGCCATGTGACTGAGCGACTGGATGGTGGCACAGATATCACTTTTCCGGATGGGGAACAGGAGCTGGATCTGGGATCGGCAGGTGGACGTCTGCAGCTCATGGCCAAGTTGGCAGAAG gCTCTGGAATCCAGCTGCCTACTacagctgcagctgctgctgccgCAGCCCAAGCTGCTGCTGCCTTGCAACTAAATGGGACAGTTCCCTTGGGGGGCCTGAACCCTGCAGCTCTGACTG ctCTGAGCCCAGCACTGAACCTCGCTTCCCAGGCAATTGCCTCCCAGTGCTTCCAGCTTTCCAGCCTCTTCACCCCTCAGACCATGTGA
- the RBM23 gene encoding probable RNA-binding protein 23 isoform X1, whose translation MASDDFDIVIEAMLEAPYKKEEDEQQRKEVKKDGPANTSTSTMSTSSGGTSGSSAGGDSSKKKRSRSHSKSRDRKRSRSRDRDRHRRRSSRSRSRDRQRRHRSRSWDRRHSSESRSRDRRREDRVRYRSPPLATGRRYAHSKSPHFREKSPVREPIDNLSPEERDARTVFCMQLAARIRPRDLEDFFSAVGKVRDVRIISDRNSRRSKGIAYVEFCEIQSVPLAIGLTGQRLLGVPIIVQASQAEKNRLAAMANNLQKGSSGPMRLYVGSLHFNITEDMLRGIFEPFGKIDNIVLMKDSDTGRSKGYGFITFSDSECARRALEQLNGFELAGRPMRVGHVTERLDGGTDITFPDGEQELDLGSAGGRLQLMAKLAEGSGIQLPTTAAAAAAAAQAAAALQLNGTVPLGGLNPAALTALSPALNLASQAIASQCFQLSSLFTPQTM comes from the exons ATGGCGTCCGATGACTTTGATATAGTGATTGAGGCCATGCTGGAGGCTCCTTATAAAAAGGAGGAG GatgaacagcaaaggaaagaggttaaaaaagatggccctgccaacaccagCACGAGCACCATGAGCACCAGTAGTGGTGGCACCAGTGGGAGCAGCGCTGGTGGGGACTCAAGCAA GAAGAAGAGGAGTCGGAGCCATAGTAAAAGCAGGGACAGGAAGCGCAG TCGTAGTCGAGACCGGGACCGGCATAGGCGGAGAAGCAGCCGAAGCCGAAGTCGAGACCGGCAGCGTCGCCACCGCAGCCGGAGCTGGGACCGGCGGCACAGCAGTGAGTCACGCAGTCGAGACCGGCGGCGTGAGGACCGCGTGCGCTACCGGAGCCCACCACTTGCCACTGG GCGCAGGTATGCACACAGTAAGAGCCCGCATTTCAGAGAGAAGAGCCCCGTCAG GGAGCCAATTGATAATCTGAGTCCTGAGGAGCGTGATGCCCGCACAGTTTTCTGTATGCAGCTAGCTGCCCGCATTCGGCCTCGAGACCTGGAGGACTTTTTCTCTGCTGTTGGCAAG GTTCGTGATGTCCGAATCATCTCAGATCGGAACTCCCGTCGTTCTAAGGGCATCGCATATGTAGAATTCTGTGAAATCCAGTCTGTGCCCCTGGCCATTGGGCTAACTGGGCAGCGGCTGCTAGGAGTGCCCATCATTGTCCAGGCTTCACAG GCTGAGAAAAACCGGCTGGCAGCCATGGCCAACAACCTGCAGAAGGGCAGTAGTGGACCAATGCGCCTTTATGTGGGTTCCCTACACTTCAATATCACTGAGGACATGCTCCGGGGCATTTTTGAGCCCTTTGGCAAA ATTGATAATATTGTCTTGATGAAGGACTCAGATACAGGCCGTTCTAAAGGTTATGGTTTCATTACG TTCTCAGACTCCGAGTGTGCCCGGAGGGCCTTGGAACAGCTGAATGGTTTTGAGCTTGCTGGTCGACCTATGAGAGTTGGCCATGTGACTGAGCGACTGGATGGTGGCACAGATATCACTTTTCCGGATGGGGAACAGGAGCTGGATCTGGGATCGGCAGGTGGACGTCTGCAGCTCATGGCCAAGTTGGCAGAAG gCTCTGGAATCCAGCTGCCTACTacagctgcagctgctgctgccgCAGCCCAAGCTGCTGCTGCCTTGCAACTAAATGGGACAGTTCCCTTGGGGGGCCTGAACCCTGCAGCTCTGACTG ctCTGAGCCCAGCACTGAACCTCGCTTCCCAGGCAATTGCCTCCCAGTGCTTCCAGCTTTCCAGCCTCTTCACCCCTCAGACCAT GTAA